In the Purpureocillium takamizusanense chromosome 5, complete sequence genome, one interval contains:
- a CDS encoding uncharacterized protein (COG:S~EggNog:ENOG503Q31Y), whose amino-acid sequence MELLELVEYEPTTRPFQCDWETCNKSFNRKSDLQRHYRIHTNERPYMCSTPGCGKSFIQRSALTVHIRTHTGEKPHQCQHIGCGKRFSDSSSLARHRRIHTGKRPYKCAHDGCLKSFCRKTTMVKHQRRSHQRGLHPNDLLDDCTSESDGCESPPTPTQSSVSWPGHGPLASHSSLAQAHAMQRAASFADFGHHMNYNMAQQLPHRHSVAAEAQEYHSASPHGQQQGLQMVQRTASMPQHYYVIEQSNPGIATMNTTNVQQAYIPRQHVERANIEIPYSGGSVTSLSSSPGSFSPVSGSSPTIPETMYTHQPPQAPAYAMQAASPVQQQSSMVQYSQQMPANMPNQPAQQPAQNAPEQYHQPSQPVAEAWYQYQAPVEVATIGQLPPFGSGVYDLYGGPKIEFEDPTMQLPSTRIETM is encoded by the exons ATGGAACTTCTCGAACTCGTCGAGTACGAACCTACGACTCGCCCTTTTCAGTGCGACTGGGAAACATGCAACAAG AGCTTCAACCGCAAGTCAGACCTTCAAAGGCACTATAGGATACACACGAATGAGCGTCCTTACATGTGCTCTACCCCTGGTTGTGGAAAGAGCTTCATCCAGAGGAGTGCTCTTACAGTCCACATCCGAACACACACTGGCGAGAAACCTCACCAGTGCCAGCACATTGGTTGTGGGAAGAGGTTTTCTGAT TCTTCTAGTTTGGCTCGCCATCGACGCATTCACACCGGAAAGCGCCCTTACAAGTGCGCCCACGATGGTTGCCTGAAGAG CTTCTGCCGAAAGACGACCATGGTCAAGCACCAGCGGCGGTCTCACCAGCGCGGGCTACATCCGAATGACTTGTTGGACGACTGCACCTCGGAATCAGACGGATGCGAGTCGCCTCCCACTCCTACACAGTCCTCTGTGTCCTGGCCAGGTCACGGCCCGTTGGCCTCGCACTCGTCCTTGGCCCAAGCCCACGCCATGCAACGCGCTGCCTCGTTCGCCGACTTTGGCCACCACATGAACTACAACATGGCCCAGCAGTTACCCCATCGccacagcgtcgccgccgaagcgcAAGAGTACcactcggcctcgccccATGGCCAGCAACAGGGCCTACAGATGGTACAGCGCACGGCCAGCATGCCTCAGCACTATTACGTTATTGAGCAAAGCAACCCTGGCATTGCTACCATGAACACCACAAACGTCCAACAAGCATACATCCCTCGGCAACACGTCGAGCGGGCCAATATCGAGATTCCCTACTCGGGGGGCAGCGTcacgtccttgagcagcagcccaggcagCTTTTCGCCAGTCtcgggcagcagcccgaCAATCCCTGAAACCATGTACACGCACCAACCTCCGCAGGCACCGGCGTATGCCATGCAAGCAGCTTCACCCGTCCAGCAGCAATCCTCAATGGTCCAGTACTCTCAGCAGATGCCAGCGAACATGCCCAACCAACCGGCGCAGCAACCGGCGCAAAATGCGCCTGAGCAGTACCACCAACCCTCACAGCCCGTAGCCGAGGCCTGGTACCAGTACCAGGCCCCGGTAGAGGTCGCGACCATCGGCCAGCTCCCGCCATTTGGTTCAGGTGTGTACGACCTGTACGGCGGACCGAAGATCGAATTCGAGGACCCAACGATGCAACTTCCCAGCACTCGCATCGAGACAATGTGA
- the YME1 gene encoding i-AAA protease yme1 (COG:O~MEROPS:MER0002197~EggNog:ENOG503NUU2~TransMembrane:1 (n2-9c27/28o293-315i)) — translation MAFQGALLPNMAAAAADAWPSVAGTLAAPWRSAALSSRHADRAASARHQAVEQPPKQATSTLPDFLQDPSIRSQLLPKVSGTVTSTSAQHAVLNLTRVGLQAANPILRRPLFQPQMSATSALVRPFMRSGFSTMVTARNMSSSRLGLNLRATGMPHRGFGTSSGISRNQLATVEESANRNPGNANVQNAFYQLLLRANMPGILVERYQSGRFATNAATEEAYKKAIAALNAGTNATAGSVGTASYARGPWSGQDQVFAGSAAGGSGAANSMGAKGEPIHVVVQESTRSLIFRWVKFFATFVVVTYLCFAAVTILIETLSSFRRGPGAKNESEVKAEKQTTRFSDVHGCDEAKDELQEVVEFLRNPEKFSDLGAKLPKGVLLVGPPGTGKTLLARAVAGEAGVPFFYMSGSEFDEIFVGVGAKRVRELFAAAKAKSPAIIFIDELDAIGGKRNPRDQAHAKQTLNQLLTELDGFDQDTKIIIMGATNLPKLLDKALTRPGRFDRHINVDLPDVRGRLAILKHHAKKIKCAPDVDLEAVAARSPGRSGAELENMLNLAALRASRARATMVSKQDMEWAYDRVTMGAERKSMVVTEKEKEMTAYHEAGHALVQLFDKDSSSRLYKVTILPKGPTLGHTAQVPQMDKYSHTAAEYMANIRVLLGGKMAEEMRYGDDKVTSGVSSDLERATDLSFMMVTLFGMSDVLGPVEYGRRYENLSSETRSVIEGEVQKAMKKSYEDVRKLLTEKRKELDLLAKALIEYETLDKAEVEMVIRGEKLPGRTIVPKGPLVLPIPDDTPQPPGLNGVPHPHPPESPAPPAPAKSSGAD, via the exons ATGGCTTTCCAAggagcgctgctgccg AacatggcggccgccgctgcggacGCCTGGCCCTCGGTCGCAGGCACCCTCGCTGCCCCATGGAGAAGCGCTGCCCTGTCGTCCCGGCACGCGGACCGAGCTGCGTCGGCGAGACACCAGGCCGTTGAGCAGCCGCCGAAGCAGGCGACAAGTACCCTTCCCGACTTTCTTCAAGATCCTAGTATACGATCGCAACTCCTACCGAAAGTATCCGGCACCGTAACCTCCACGAGCGCCCAACATGCCGTGCTGAACTTGACCCGCGTCGGCCTACAGGCAGCGAACCCGATATTGCGACGCCCTCTCTTCCAGCCCCAGATGTCTGCCACGTCTGCACTTGTACGCCCGTTTATGCGCTCTGGCTTCAGCACAATGGTTACGGCACGGAACATGTCCTCCTCTCGCCTTGGTTTGAACCTGCGGGCTACTGGCATGCCACATCGGGGATTTGGTACCTCGAGCGGCATCTCGCGCAACCAGCTGGCAACGGTGGAGGAGTCGGCAAACAGGAATCCCGGCAATGCGAATGTGCAGAACGCATTCTACCAGTTGCTCCTCCGAGCCAACATGCCCGGCATCTTGGTCGAACGCTATCAGTCCGGACGTTTCGCGACCAACGCTGCGACCGAGGAGGCGTATAAGAAGGCTATAGCGGCCCTCAACGCCGGTACCAACGCAACGGCAGGCTCGGTCGGCACAGCTTCGTATGCTAGGGGTCCATGGTCCGGCCAAGACCAGGTCTTCGCTGGCTCTGCAGCCGGTGGAAGCGGCGCGGCCAACTCCATGGGTGCCAAGGGAGAGCCCATCCATGTCGTTGTTCAGGAATCCACCCGTTCGCTCATCTTTCGCTGGGTCAAGTTCTTCGCCAcgtttgtcgtcgtcacgtATCTCTGCTTCGCGGCCGTCACCATTCTGATCGAAACACTGAGCTCTTTCCGCCGAGGCCCCGGGGCCAAGAACGAGTCCGAAGTCAAGGCTGAAAAGCAGACAACCCGGTTTAGTGATGTCCACGGTtgcgacgaggcgaaggACGAACTCCAGGAGGTGGTCGAGTTCCTCCGCAACCCCGAGAAGTTCTCTGACCTGGGGGCCAAGCTGCCCAAGGGCGTTCTACTCGTGGGTCCTCCCGGAACGGGCAAGACGCTGCTTGCCCGAGCCGTCGCCGGTGAGGCCGGCGTGCCCTTCTTCTACATGTCCGGAAGCGAGTTTGACGAAATCTTTGTCGGAGTTGGCGCCAAGCGTGTTCGGGAGCtgtttgccgccgccaaagccaaGTCACCtgccatcatcttcatcgacgaACTGGATGCCATCGGTGGCAAGCGAAACCCTCGGGACCAAGCCCACGCCAAGCAGACGCTCAACCAGCTGCTCACCGAGCTGGATGGCTTCGACCAGGACACCAaaatcatcatcatgggcgcGACTAACCTTCCCAAGCTTCTCGATAAGGCGCTCACGCGCCCTGGCCGCTTCGACCGGCACATCAACGTCGACCTGCCGGACGTGCGGGGTCGCCTTGCAATCCTGAAACATCACGCGAAGAAGATCAAGTGTGCGCCGGATGTCGACCTTGAGGCGGTCGCTGCCCGGTCACCGGGCCGCTCCGGTGCCGAGCTGGAGAATATGCTCAACCTGGCTGCTCTTCGAGCGTCTCGTGCTAGGGCGACGATGGTCTCCAAGCAGGACATGGAGTGGGCATATGATCGCGTCACCATGGGCGCCGAGAGGAAAtcgatggtggtgacggagaaggagaaggagatgaCGGCATATCACGAGGCTGGCCACGCGCTGGTGCAGCTTTTCGACAAGGATAGTTCCAGCCGGCTCTACAAGGTCACGATTCTTCCCAAGGGCCCTACCTTGGGCCACACGGCGCAAGTCCCTCAGATGGACAAGTACTCACACACTGCTGCCGAGTACATGGCCAACATCCGCGTGCTGCTCGGTGGCAAgatggccgaggagatgcgctacggcgacgacaaggtgACGTCGGGCGTGTCGAGT GACCTAGAACGGGCGACGGACCTCAGCTTCATGATGGTGACGCTTTTCGGCATGTCCGACGTGCTGGGCCCTGTCGAATATGGCCGCCGTTATGAGAACCTCAGCTCCGAGACGAGGAGTGTGATCGAGGGCGAAGTCCAAAAGGCGATGAAGAAGTCGTACGAGGACGTTAGGAAGTTGCTGAcggagaagcgcaaggagctggacctgctggccaaggcgctcatCGAGTACGAGACTCTGgacaaggccgaggtcgagatGGTGATTCGCGGGGAGAAGCTGCCTGGACGCACCATTGTGCCCAAGGGACCGCTGGTCCTGCCGATTCCGGACGACACGCCCCAACCGCCCGGGCTGAACGGAGTGCCTcacccgcacccgccggAGTCGCCTGCGCCTCCCGCTCCTGCCAAGTCGTCGGGCGCGGACTGA
- the GRE2 gene encoding Methylglyoxal reductase (NADPH) (EggNog:ENOG503NVWR~COG:V): MTKILVTGGSGFIAAHIVEQLLAAGHTVVTTVRSEDKAARLREAHASDRLSVAIVGDIAVEGAFDDVVAKTPGIEVVMHTASPFHFRWTDAQTELIDPALVGTTSILRAVHRLAPSVRRVVVTSSFAAVLTEALLGDPGTTFDESSWNPSTIADVHSSPATAYRVSKTLAERAAWDFVARERPAFDLATVCPPMVYGPLAPGGGVASLDAVNTSNERFVAMCRGAWAAGGAPDTGLVTIWVDVRDVARAHVLAMEKPDAGGRRLFPVGGRFSNRRLVDIVRERFPEYADRLPGPDVPGGGAPPADKNFKYNNDETVRVLGIQWTSLEDSVEGVVRSLKTYGL, translated from the exons ATGACGAAGATTTTGGTCACTG GTGGCTCGGGCTTCATTGCCG CGCACATCGTCGAGCAGCTACTCGCCGCGGGCCACacggtggtgacgacggtgcgctccgaggacaaggccgcgcggctgcgcgaggcgcacgccAGCGACAGGCTGAGCGTCGCCATCGTGGGCGACAttgccgtcgagggcgcgttTGACGACGTGGTGGCGAAGACGCCGGGGATCGAGGTAGTGATGCACACGGCGAGTCCGTTTCACTTTCGGTGGA CCGACGCGCAGACGGAGCTCATCGACCCGGCCCTCGTGGGCACCACGTCCATCCTCCGCGCCGtgcaccgcctcgccccgtcggtgcgccgcgtcgtcgtcacctcgtccttcgccgccgtcttgaccgaggcgctgctcggcgacCCCGGCACCACCTTTGACGAGTCGTCGTGGAACCCCTccaccatcgccgacgtgcactcctcgcccgccaccgcctaCCGCGTGTCCAAGAcgctcgccgagcgcgccgcctgggactttgtcgcccgcgagcgcccGGCCTTTGACCTCGCCACCGTCTGCCCCCCCATGGTCTACGGGCCCCTTGCcccaggaggcggcgtcgcgtccctcgacgccgtcaacacGTCCAACGAGCGCTTCGTGGCCATGTGCCGCGGCGcgtgggccgccggcggcgcgcccgatACGGGGCTCGTCACCATTTGGGTTGATGTTCGCGATGTGGCCCGCGcccacgtcctcgccatggaaaagcccgacgccggcggccggcggctcttccccgtgggcgggcgcttcTCCAaccgccgtctcgtcgacaTTGTGCGCGAGCGCTTCCCCGAGTACGCGGACCGCCTCCCGGGGCCCGACGTCCCCGGTGGCGGGGCACCCCCGGCCGACAAAAACTTCAAGTACAATAACGACGAGACGGTCCGCGTCCTTGGCATCCAGTGGACGAGCCTCGAGGACAGCGTCGAGGGAGTTGTGCGATCCCTCAAGACATACGGGCTGTAG
- the GRE2 gene encoding Methylglyoxal reductase (NADPH) (EggNog:ENOG503NVWR~COG:V), translating into MHTASPFHFRWTDAQTELIDPALVGTTSILRAVHRLAPSVRRVVVTSSFAAVLTEALLGDPGTTFDESSWNPSTIADVHSSPATAYRVSKTLAERAAWDFVARERPAFDLATVCPPMVYGPLAPGGGVASLDAVNTSNERFVAMCRGAWAAGGAPDTGLVTIWVDVRDVARAHVLAMEKPDAGGRRLFPVGGRFSNRRLVDIVRERFPEYADRLPGPDVPGGGAPPADKNFKYNNDETVRVLGIQWTSLEDSVEGVVRSLKTYGL; encoded by the exons ATGCACACGGCGAGTCCGTTTCACTTTCGGTGGA CCGACGCGCAGACGGAGCTCATCGACCCGGCCCTCGTGGGCACCACGTCCATCCTCCGCGCCGtgcaccgcctcgccccgtcggtgcgccgcgtcgtcgtcacctcgtccttcgccgccgtcttgaccgaggcgctgctcggcgacCCCGGCACCACCTTTGACGAGTCGTCGTGGAACCCCTccaccatcgccgacgtgcactcctcgcccgccaccgcctaCCGCGTGTCCAAGAcgctcgccgagcgcgccgcctgggactttgtcgcccgcgagcgcccGGCCTTTGACCTCGCCACCGTCTGCCCCCCCATGGTCTACGGGCCCCTTGCcccaggaggcggcgtcgcgtccctcgacgccgtcaacacGTCCAACGAGCGCTTCGTGGCCATGTGCCGCGGCGcgtgggccgccggcggcgcgcccgatACGGGGCTCGTCACCATTTGGGTTGATGTTCGCGATGTGGCCCGCGcccacgtcctcgccatggaaaagcccgacgccggcggccggcggctcttccccgtgggcgggcgcttcTCCAaccgccgtctcgtcgacaTTGTGCGCGAGCGCTTCCCCGAGTACGCGGACCGCCTCCCGGGGCCCGACGTCCCCGGTGGCGGGGCACCCCCGGCCGACAAAAACTTCAAGTACAATAACGACGAGACGGTCCGCGTCCTTGGCATCCAGTGGACGAGCCTCGAGGACAGCGTCGAGGGAGTTGTGCGATCCCTCAAGACATACGGGCTGTAG
- a CDS encoding uncharacterized protein (TransMembrane:1 (o182-204i)~EggNog:ENOG503PFFW), whose translation MSRSTAIPDVKCGPSRRGILTVGVADVPSCIAACRRRLLQSVSSRNETLQESCQALSSDSANASEALRAAYVCNHQLCGVQNRTDRGQDPNVNWLIDTCSRLGQYSLTDPGPPPAIFSKKSTPANEQGPHPCGRQTPAASIKSDGPYSQSLLKRLLAKVESRYSPDMAGLQPASASITTPSSASSAIAGGPIRDPSLAAGLHPPAVIIAASRGSRDTGLSIGAKITIALSTAAVLFILASLVLVWYLRFRRQARRARLHGDSNSSSKDDHSRIGAHGSPMPLLSAAPRLTNPSDSPLRPPARLRDRRFLARGSNWPLSDMDEFPQGIVTGNEDMPTSPGVRKHRARPSSLKTGARSLRVATSRGTATTGTGTVRYGNVASPPQTPRTPRQQTSLDLFSIASPGPPPTRALPSTPTERSPSVSPSTRRQREGIGVAIGSWSQTPGGSRELLLELMEEPVQEAHRSWGTWSGRSGPGSVGMAPSSVVTSTRTRELNSPVMDEGELERLGGTYK comes from the exons ATGTCGCGCAGCACCGCTATACCCGACGTGAAGTGTGGCCCAAGCCGCCGGGGCATCCTGACTGTCGGCGTAGCAGACGTCCCTTCGTGTAttgctgcctgccgccgccgcctgcttcaGTCCGTGTCGTCGCGCAACGAAACGCTTCAAGAATCGTGCCAGGCGCTGTCTTCAGACAGTGCCAACGCCAGTGAAGCGCTCCGCGCCGCATATGTTTGCAACCATCAGCTATGCGGCGTTCAAAACCGCACCGACCGCGGCCAAGATC CCAATGTCAACTGGCTCATTGACACTTGCTCAAG GCTTGGACAATATTCCCTGACAGATCCTGGACCTCCGCCTGCCATATTCAGCAAGAAATCAACGCCCGCAAATGAACAGGGTCCGCATCCATGCGGCCGACAAACGCCTGCAGCCTCCATCAAGTCAGATGGGCCCTATTCCCAGAGCCTACTCAAGCGTCTTCTGGCAAAAGTCGAGAGCAGATATTCACCTGATATGGCCGGGCTGCAGCCTGCGAGTGCCAGCATCACCACTCCCTCGTCTGCATCCTCGGCAATAGCGGGCGGTCCCATAAGGGATCCGTCGCTCGCTGCCGGCTTGCATCCACCTGCTGTCATAATCGCCGCGAGCCGTGGCAGCCGTGACACCGGCCTCTCCATCGGTGCCAAGATTACCATTGCTCTATCGACCGCCGCGGTgctcttcatcctcgccagcctcgtcctcgtgTGGTATCTGCGATTCAGGCGGCAGGCTCGCCGGGCCCGACTTCATggcgacagcaacagcagcagcaaggacgACCATAGCCGAATCGGGGCGCACGGGTCCCCGATGCCCCTACTGTCCGCTGCGCCCAGGTTAACAAATCCGAGTGACTCGCCGCTGAGGCCACCTGCGCGACTGCGAGACCGCCGGTTCCTCGCAAGAGGAAGCAACTGGCCACTCAGCGATATGGATGAGTTTCCGCAGGGCATCGTCACGGGTAATGAGGACATGCCTACATCGCCAGGAGTAAGGAAACACAGGGCTCGACCAAGTTCTTTAAAGACGGGGGCCAGGTCTCTCAGAGTGGCCACGTCCAGAGGCACTGCGACGACTGGAACAGGCACGGTGCGATATGGCAACGTTGCATCGCCACCCCAGACACCCCGAACGCCGCGACAGCAAACATCATTGGACCTTTTCAGCATCGCGAGTCCTGGTCCGCCACCGACAAGGGCGCTGCCTTCGACACCGACGGAGCGGAGCCCGTCAGTCAgtccgtcgacgagacgccAGCGGGAGGGCATCGGTGTGGCCATCGGGTCATGGTCGCAGACACCCGGAGGGTCacgcgagctgctgctcgagcttATGGAGGAGCCAGTGCAGGAGGCACACCGCAGTTGGGGAACATGGAGCGGGCGCAGCGGACCAGGGAGCGTCGGCATGGCTCCATCGTCTGTCGTGACCTCGACGCGAACAAGAGAGCTTAATAGCCCCGTCATGGACGAGGGGGAACTCGAGCGGCTAGGTGGTACGTACAAGTGA
- a CDS encoding uncharacterized protein (TransMembrane:1 (o225-247i)~EggNog:ENOG503PFFW), with the protein MFATISYAAFKTAPTAAKIVGALPPGGMRAVTPGSGELTLHADTFPANVNWLIDTCSRLGQYSLTDPGPPPAIFSKKSTPANEQGPHPCGRQTPAASIKSDGPYSQSLLKRLLAKVESRYSPDMAGLQPASASITTPSSASSAIAGGPIRDPSLAAGLHPPAVIIAASRGSRDTGLSIGAKITIALSTAAVLFILASLVLVWYLRFRRQARRARLHGDSNSSSKDDHSRIGAHGSPMPLLSAAPRLTNPSDSPLRPPARLRDRRFLARGSNWPLSDMDEFPQGIVTGNEDMPTSPGVRKHRARPSSLKTGARSLRVATSRGTATTGTGTVRYGNVASPPQTPRTPRQQTSLDLFSIASPGPPPTRALPSTPTERSPSVSPSTRRQREGIGVAIGSWSQTPGGSRELLLELMEEPVQEAHRSWGTWSGRSGPGSVGMAPSSVVTSTRTRELNSPVMDEGELERLGGTYK; encoded by the exons ATGTTTGCAACCATCAGCTATGCGGCGTTCAAAACCGCACCGACCGCGGCCAAGATCGTGGGTGCCCTGCCCCCGGGCGGAATGAGAGCCGTCACGCCGGGTTCGGGGGAGCTGACACTTCATGCCGACACGTTTCCAGCCAATGTCAACTGGCTCATTGACACTTGCTCAAG GCTTGGACAATATTCCCTGACAGATCCTGGACCTCCGCCTGCCATATTCAGCAAGAAATCAACGCCCGCAAATGAACAGGGTCCGCATCCATGCGGCCGACAAACGCCTGCAGCCTCCATCAAGTCAGATGGGCCCTATTCCCAGAGCCTACTCAAGCGTCTTCTGGCAAAAGTCGAGAGCAGATATTCACCTGATATGGCCGGGCTGCAGCCTGCGAGTGCCAGCATCACCACTCCCTCGTCTGCATCCTCGGCAATAGCGGGCGGTCCCATAAGGGATCCGTCGCTCGCTGCCGGCTTGCATCCACCTGCTGTCATAATCGCCGCGAGCCGTGGCAGCCGTGACACCGGCCTCTCCATCGGTGCCAAGATTACCATTGCTCTATCGACCGCCGCGGTgctcttcatcctcgccagcctcgtcctcgtgTGGTATCTGCGATTCAGGCGGCAGGCTCGCCGGGCCCGACTTCATggcgacagcaacagcagcagcaaggacgACCATAGCCGAATCGGGGCGCACGGGTCCCCGATGCCCCTACTGTCCGCTGCGCCCAGGTTAACAAATCCGAGTGACTCGCCGCTGAGGCCACCTGCGCGACTGCGAGACCGCCGGTTCCTCGCAAGAGGAAGCAACTGGCCACTCAGCGATATGGATGAGTTTCCGCAGGGCATCGTCACGGGTAATGAGGACATGCCTACATCGCCAGGAGTAAGGAAACACAGGGCTCGACCAAGTTCTTTAAAGACGGGGGCCAGGTCTCTCAGAGTGGCCACGTCCAGAGGCACTGCGACGACTGGAACAGGCACGGTGCGATATGGCAACGTTGCATCGCCACCCCAGACACCCCGAACGCCGCGACAGCAAACATCATTGGACCTTTTCAGCATCGCGAGTCCTGGTCCGCCACCGACAAGGGCGCTGCCTTCGACACCGACGGAGCGGAGCCCGTCAGTCAgtccgtcgacgagacgccAGCGGGAGGGCATCGGTGTGGCCATCGGGTCATGGTCGCAGACACCCGGAGGGTCacgcgagctgctgctcgagcttATGGAGGAGCCAGTGCAGGAGGCACACCGCAGTTGGGGAACATGGAGCGGGCGCAGCGGACCAGGGAGCGTCGGCATGGCTCCATCGTCTGTCGTGACCTCGACGCGAACAAGAGAGCTTAATAGCCCCGTCATGGACGAGGGGGAACTCGAGCGGCTAGGTGGTACGTACAAGTGA